Genomic segment of Myxococcus stipitatus:
ACATCCTCTACACCGGCGGCACGACGGGCATGCCCCGAGGTGTGATGTGGAGACACGAAGACGTCCTCTTCGCCGGACTCCAAGGAGGCAATCCCGGAGGCCCGCCCATCGACCGGCCGGAGGCCCTGGCCCCACTCGCGCGAGACCGCCCCGCGCCGATGGTCTTGCTGACCGCCGCCCCCTTCGTCCACGGCACGGCCCAGTGGGCCGCCTTCATCGCCCTGTTCTCCGGAGGCACGGCCGTCATCGTCCCCGGCAGGAGCTATGAGCCCCACCGCGTCTGCCAGGCCATCCAGTCGGAGCAGGTCAACACGCTGGTCATCGTCGGCGACGCCATGGCCCGCCCACTCGCCGAGGCACTCGCCCAGGCCCGTGCCTCCGGTGACCCTCACGACCTGTCCTGCCTGAGGGTCATCTCCTCCTCCGGCGCGTTCCTCTCGCCCGCCGTCCGCCAGCAGCTCCAGGAGCAGCTCCCGGACACGCTGATTCTCGACAACTTCGGCGCGACGGAGGCGGGCCACCAGGGGACGGCCTTCTCCTCGGGCGAGGTGATGGCGTTCTACATGGACGAGAGCAGCGCGGTGCTCGGAGATGACCTGCGGCCCGTGCAGCCCGGCTCGGGTGTCATCGGCAAGCTCGCGCGGCGCGGTCGACTGCCGCTCGGCTACTACAACGACCCGGAGAAGACCGCGGCGACGTTCCTCGTCATCGACGGTGTGCGCTGGGTCCTTCCCGGTGACCTGGCCACGGTCGAGAAGGACGGCCGCATCACCGTGCTCGGCCGAGGCGCGGTGTGCATCAACAGCGGCGGAGAGAAGGTCTTCCCCGAGGAGGTCGAAGCAGCGCTCAAGGCCCACCCCGCCATCCGCGACGCGGTGGTGGTCGGCGTGCCCGATGTTCATTGGGGTGAACGAGTGACGGCCGTCATCGAGCCCCGTCCCAACCACCTCGTCTCTCTCGAGGTGCTCGGAGAGCACTGCCGCACGCTGCTGTCCGGCTACAAGGTGCCTCGGCAGCTCCGGGTCGTGGACCACATCGTCCGTCACCCGAGCGGCAAGCCCGACTACCGCTGGGCCCGGAGCGCAGCCACCGAGGAGCGCGCCTAGGAAACGCCATGCACCTCGAGCTCACCGCCGAGGAGCACGCGCTTCAGGCCCGGCTCCGAAGCTACTTCCAGCAGCTCGCGACACCGGAGCTCCTCGACGAGGTCGAGGGGAACGAGGGCGGCGGTCCGCTCTACACCCAGGCCCTGCGAAAGCTGGGAGCGGACGGCTGGCTCGGCATCGGCTGGCCTCGTGAGGTGGGAGGTCAGGGCCGCCCCGCCCTGGAGCAGTTCCTCTTCTTCGACGAGGCCCAGCGCGCGGGATTCCCCATCCCCTTCTTGACGTTGTGCACCGTCGGCCCCACCTTGATGAAGTACGGCACCGACGAGCAGAAGACACGGCTGCTGCCCGCGATGCTGCGAGGCGAGCTTCAGTTCGCCATCGGCTACACCGAACCCGAAGCAGGCACCGACCTCGCGGCCTTGCGCACGCGCGCGGTCCGCGATGGGGATTCCTATGTGGTGACGGGTCAGAAGGTGTTCACCAGCATGGTCGAGCATGCCGGTTACATCTGGCTGGCCGTGCGCACGGACGCGGAGGCGCCCAAGCATCAGGGACTCAGCATCCTGATGGTGGACCCCAAGCTACCCGGGGTGAGCATCACCCCCATCGACACGCTCGGAGGCAACCGCACCAGCACCACCTACTACGACCAGGTCCGCGTCCCCGTCTCCATGCGTGTGGGCCGGGAGAACGAAGGATGGAAGCTCATCACCACGCAGCTCAACCACGAGCGGGTGGTTCTCCTGTCTCCAGGCGCGGCGGCCTCCTTCCTGGAGGAGACCCTCGCGTGGGCCCGTGAAACGCGCACACCTTCGGGCCGACGGGTCCTCGATGAAACCTGGGTCCAGCTCCGGCTCGCGCGAGTCCACTCGCTCCTCTCCGTGCTGGAGCTGATGCACTGGCGCCAGGC
This window contains:
- a CDS encoding acyl-CoA dehydrogenase family protein, with amino-acid sequence MHLELTAEEHALQARLRSYFQQLATPELLDEVEGNEGGGPLYTQALRKLGADGWLGIGWPREVGGQGRPALEQFLFFDEAQRAGFPIPFLTLCTVGPTLMKYGTDEQKTRLLPAMLRGELQFAIGYTEPEAGTDLAALRTRAVRDGDSYVVTGQKVFTSMVEHAGYIWLAVRTDAEAPKHQGLSILMVDPKLPGVSITPIDTLGGNRTSTTYYDQVRVPVSMRVGRENEGWKLITTQLNHERVVLLSPGAAASFLEETLAWARETRTPSGRRVLDETWVQLRLARVHSLLSVLELMHWRQAWNIDHGVMDPAESSRIKVFGSESLIELYQCLLEVLGPAGCLQKGSAGALLRGRVERYYRATLVLTFGGGNNEVQRDLIATVGLGMPRPSR
- a CDS encoding acyl-CoA synthetase, whose translation is MTFNLADLFESLADIMPERLAAVAGEHRLTFQQLDARANRLANALREHGVRAGDHVGLYLHNGIEFLECLLGLFKLRAVPININYRYVESELEFLMKNANLTAIIHGYELSATVLAAARNVPTLRLRVGVGGGGEVEYEQLLATSSPERSFEPRSGDDLYILYTGGTTGMPRGVMWRHEDVLFAGLQGGNPGGPPIDRPEALAPLARDRPAPMVLLTAAPFVHGTAQWAAFIALFSGGTAVIVPGRSYEPHRVCQAIQSEQVNTLVIVGDAMARPLAEALAQARASGDPHDLSCLRVISSSGAFLSPAVRQQLQEQLPDTLILDNFGATEAGHQGTAFSSGEVMAFYMDESSAVLGDDLRPVQPGSGVIGKLARRGRLPLGYYNDPEKTAATFLVIDGVRWVLPGDLATVEKDGRITVLGRGAVCINSGGEKVFPEEVEAALKAHPAIRDAVVVGVPDVHWGERVTAVIEPRPNHLVSLEVLGEHCRTLLSGYKVPRQLRVVDHIVRHPSGKPDYRWARSAATEERA